CAGCGCAGCTGCTCCATCACGTTGCCGTTGGTGTCCGAGCCGCTGAAGAAGTTGGCCGGGCGCAGCGCCGGGTGCGCCTTGCGGAAGGCGATGAGCCGCTGGGCGAACGTCTTGAAGTTCGTCTGATCCGTCGTCAGCGAGTAGTTGAGCCAGTTGGCGCTGGAGTCCAGGTTGTAGGCGTTGTTGTTGCAGTTCTGGCTGCGCAGGAACTCGTCTCCGCCGTTGAACATGGGCGTGCCGGCGCTGAGCATCAGCAGGGCCAGGCCATTGCGCGCGGCCCGGCGCTGCTCCGCGCCCGCCCCGCCCTGATCCCACGACACGTTGTGGTCCTCGCCGCCGTCGGACGGGCCGTAGGGCCAGGGCTGGGTGTTGTTCTTGCTGTTGCAGCTGTACAGGTCCTTGAGGGTGAAGCCGTCGTGGGCCACCAGGAAGTTGATGGAGTGGGCGGGCTTGCGGCCGTCATCCCCGAACAGGTCCGACGAGCCCGCCAGCCGCGTGGCCAGCTCGCCCGGCGTCACCGTGGCCGAGCCGAGCTGGTTCTGGTCCTTGCGGAAGGTGTCGCGGTAGTAGCCGTTCCACTCGGCCCAGCCGCTCGGGAAGTTGCCCACCTGGTAGCTGTTGCCGCCAATGGCCCACGGCTCGGCGATGAGGTCCGCGCCCGTGCCGCCGCCCGGCGCGCGCGGCGACAGGTTGTTCCACACGCGGTTGAGGGCGTTGCCGCTGTCCAGCTTGTCGTAGTTGAAGCAGCCGTGCTCGCACGTGTTGCCCAACACCGAGGCCAGGTCGAAGCGGAACCCGTCCACCCCCAGCTCGTCCTTCCAGTACTTGAGCGAGTGGATGATGAGATCCTGCGCCACGGCGTTGCGCGTGTTGAAGTTGCCGCCCACGCCCGTGTTGTCCCAGTTGCTCTGCTTGTCGTTGGTGAGGCTGTAGTAGGTGGGGTTGTCCAGGCCGCGGTAGGTGAGGACGTTGTAGGTGCTCGTGTCCGAGCTGCTCCACGCGCCGCCCTCGCCCGTGTGGTTGTAGACCACGTCGATGAAGACCTTGATGCCCTGGGCATGGAAGGCCTTCACCATCTCCTTGAACTCGCGCGTGGGGCCGCCGGGGGTACGGTCCGAGGAGTAGCGCCGGTCTGGCGCGAAGAAGTTGAGGGTCATGTACCCCCAGTAGTTGTCGTCCTGGGTGGTGTTGGGGACCACGTCGTTGTCGTCGTTGTCCGTCTCCTGCACGGGGAGGAACTCGACGGCGGTGACGCCCAGCGCCGCGAGTGACGCGGCCTTCAGGCCCGCGCCCTTGTAGGTGCCCTGGTAGGCGGCGGCGATGCTCGAGTCACCCTTGGTGAGGCCGCGCAGGTGCACCTCGTAGATGATGTCGTCCTTGAGGGCGCGCGTGGGCTTGGTGCCGAAGCTCGTGGTGTCCGGAGCGAGCACGATGCCCTTGGGCGCCTGGGTGCCGCTGTCCTTGGCGCGGTGGGTGGGGCCGGATGCGAAGACGGTGCCGTCCGTGTTGCTCGGGTTGGTGGCGTCGTGGCTGAGCTCCAGCGCGTACGGGTCCACCAGGAGCTTGTTGGGGTTGAAGCGGTTGCCCTGTGCGTCCACGTCCGAGACGAAGCCGGCGGAGCTGCCCTTGGTCCAGGAGGCGCTGTAGGGCCAGTTGGGGCCCCAGGCGCGATAGCCGTAGTACACGGTGCCGGTGATGCCGGCGCTCGTCAGCGCGGAGACGGCCACCGTCGTGCTCCACACGTTGGTGGTGGCATTCTTGGTGAGGGTGTAGCGGGCCTTCTCCTGCGCGCCCTGGGCGGCGTTGTAGACGAAGACCTCGATGCGGGTGGCGCGCGAGGAGTAGACGCTGAAGGTGATGTTGCTCTGCGTCGCGTCGTACTGGGCGCCGAGCGTCCAGGACAGCCCCGCCTGGCTCACCTGGGTGTCGGAGGAGTCGGGCGTGGTGGGCTCGGGGGGCGGGGTGCCGCAGGACAGGACGGTGCCCGCGGCGACGAGGGCCCGCCAGGGGAGGCGGTTCGGAGAAGGAAGCTTCATGGTGGAACTCCCGGCGCGGCGGAGGGGTAGGCAGGCAGCGGGCCCGCGCCTGCCCGCGTCCCATTTTCCTGCACACCCCTGACTTGGGAGTCAATCCAGGGGGACCACGGCTCGGGAGAGGTGATGGCCAGCGCGCAGTCGGGACGCGCCGCGTCGTCACCCGGGGTCGCTTGAGCGCGGCGTGGAAGGGGCGCACGCGCGCGGGTCGGCTGCTAGGGTCGGGCGCATGAGTGTCTTTCCCTCCGCCCTGCCCGAGCCCGACATCACTCCCCTGCGCGGAGGGCCCGTGTTGCGCTGGGGCGTGCTCGCGCCCGGCCGGATCGCGGGGGCCTTCGTCTGGGCGCTCCACCAGCACACCGACCAACGCGTGCACGCCGTGGCCTCGCGCGAGCCCGAGCGCGCGCGGAGCTTCGCGGCGACGTATGGCATTTCACGGGTCCACGGCTCCTACGAGCAGCTCGTGGCGGACCCCGACATCGATATCGTCTACGTGGCCTCTCCCCACAGCGGGCACAAGGCGCAGGCCCTGCTCGCCATCGCCGCGGGCAAGCACGTGCTCGTGGAGAAGCCCTTCGCGCTCAACGCCGCCGAGGCCCGGGAGATCGCCCAGGCCGCGCGCGCGGCGGGCGTGTTCGCCATGGAAGCCATGTGGACCCGCTTCCTGCCGCAGACCGTCCTCATCGACCGGCTCCTGCGCGACGGCGTGCTCGGCGATCCCCGCCTCGTGGTGGCGGACTTCGGCGTCCGCTTCGACTTCGAGCCCGAGGGCCGCATCTTCAGTCCCTCGCTCGGTGGCGGGGCCCTGCTCGACCTCGCCGTCTACCCCCTGTGGTTCGCGCACTTCGTGCTCGGCACGCCCGCTCAGGTGCTCGCGACGGGCGTACTCGCGAAGACGGGCGTGGATGGGCAGACCGCGCTCGTGTTGACCACGGACTCGGGCGCGCAGGCGCTCGTGCACACCTCGCTCTTCATCGACACCCCCAACGAGGCGGCCATCAGCGGCACGCTCGCTCGCCTCCAGGTGGAGGCGCGGTTCATCGCCCCCGGGGGATTCACGCTCTCGTCCCCCACCGGGGAGACGCGGCTGCGCTGGAGTGATTCCTCCGCCTTGCGCGGCAGTGGCGGCCTCGCCTACCAGGCCACGGCGATCGCCCGGCACATCGCCGAGGGCCTCACCGAATCGCCCTTGCATCCGCTCGCTCGCTCCATCGCCGTGCTCGAAACGATCGACGCGGCGCGCCGGCAGGTTGGCTACGTTCCGTGAGTGGACGGGCCATGGGAGTGCCGCGGATGGTGACGGACGTCGTGTTCGATTTCGATGGGACGCTGGTGGACTCGCGCGCGCTGGTCCTCCGGCTCTACAACGAGATCGCCCGGCGCAGGGGCTTCAGCCTGTTGACCGCGAGCAACCTGGAGGAGATGCGAGGCCTGCCGCTGCTCGAGCGGGGCCGGCGCCTGGGCGTCTCTCCCTTTCACGTGCCCGGGCTGGTGGGCGAGTTCCTCCAGAACTACCGCAAGGAGCTGTCCGGGCTCGGCTTCTACGAGGGCATCCCCGAGCTGTTGAGCGAGCTGCGCGCCCGGGGGCTGCGGCTGAGCATCCTGTCCTCCAACGAGGAGTCGAACATCCGCGACGTGCTGCGGCGGCACGGCGTGGAGGACTGGGTGGTGGGCATCCAGGGCGGCAGCCGCGTCTTCGGAAAGGCCCGGCCGCTGCGGGCGCTGATGAAGCGGCGCGGCCTGTCGCGTGAGCAGCTCGTCTACATCGGGGACGAGCGCCGGGACGTGGAGGCGTGCCGGCAGGTGGGTGTGAGGATGATCGCCGTGTCGTGGGGCTTCGACTCCCTCTCCGCGCTGCGGGACGCGGGTGCGGAGGTGATCGTCGACTCCCCGGCGCGCATCCTCGAGTTCCTGGAGCGCGCCCCCGTCCCTTGAGGCGGAGGTGGCTACTCCAGCATCCAGTAGGGCACCGCTGCCGTGACGGGGTGTCATGGACAGCGGGACGGAGGTGCCACTCCTGGGTGTGGGGGCAGGCGTCCCCCATGCTAGCGAGACGGGCGTGATGGCGCCGTGACGGCTCAATGCGGTTGACGTGCCTGAAAACGTAGTGGAGATAACGCCACGCCTGCTTCCGCGGCGCACGCCGCTGCTTTCACTCTCAATCGGGGGGATTGTCATGTCACGGCACTTG
Above is a window of Cystobacter fuscus DNA encoding:
- a CDS encoding HAD family hydrolase gives rise to the protein MVTDVVFDFDGTLVDSRALVLRLYNEIARRRGFSLLTASNLEEMRGLPLLERGRRLGVSPFHVPGLVGEFLQNYRKELSGLGFYEGIPELLSELRARGLRLSILSSNEESNIRDVLRRHGVEDWVVGIQGGSRVFGKARPLRALMKRRGLSREQLVYIGDERRDVEACRQVGVRMIAVSWGFDSLSALRDAGAEVIVDSPARILEFLERAPVP
- a CDS encoding glycogen debranching protein, whose protein sequence is MKLPSPNRLPWRALVAAGTVLSCGTPPPEPTTPDSSDTQVSQAGLSWTLGAQYDATQSNITFSVYSSRATRIEVFVYNAAQGAQEKARYTLTKNATTNVWSTTVAVSALTSAGITGTVYYGYRAWGPNWPYSASWTKGSSAGFVSDVDAQGNRFNPNKLLVDPYALELSHDATNPSNTDGTVFASGPTHRAKDSGTQAPKGIVLAPDTTSFGTKPTRALKDDIIYEVHLRGLTKGDSSIAAAYQGTYKGAGLKAASLAALGVTAVEFLPVQETDNDDNDVVPNTTQDDNYWGYMTLNFFAPDRRYSSDRTPGGPTREFKEMVKAFHAQGIKVFIDVVYNHTGEGGAWSSSDTSTYNVLTYRGLDNPTYYSLTNDKQSNWDNTGVGGNFNTRNAVAQDLIIHSLKYWKDELGVDGFRFDLASVLGNTCEHGCFNYDKLDSGNALNRVWNNLSPRAPGGGTGADLIAEPWAIGGNSYQVGNFPSGWAEWNGYYRDTFRKDQNQLGSATVTPGELATRLAGSSDLFGDDGRKPAHSINFLVAHDGFTLKDLYSCNSKNNTQPWPYGPSDGGEDHNVSWDQGGAGAEQRRAARNGLALLMLSAGTPMFNGGDEFLRSQNCNNNAYNLDSSANWLNYSLTTDQTNFKTFAQRLIAFRKAHPALRPANFFSGSDTNGNVMEQLRWFRPDGGVADSAYMSDGNNHALAWRIDGTEFGDPAAALYVAYNGWSSAVNFTLPWPFAGKSWYRVTDTCNWAEGSGQVASPGAETLIGGENTVYGVCARGLVLLIAR
- a CDS encoding Gfo/Idh/MocA family protein, yielding MSVFPSALPEPDITPLRGGPVLRWGVLAPGRIAGAFVWALHQHTDQRVHAVASREPERARSFAATYGISRVHGSYEQLVADPDIDIVYVASPHSGHKAQALLAIAAGKHVLVEKPFALNAAEAREIAQAARAAGVFAMEAMWTRFLPQTVLIDRLLRDGVLGDPRLVVADFGVRFDFEPEGRIFSPSLGGGALLDLAVYPLWFAHFVLGTPAQVLATGVLAKTGVDGQTALVLTTDSGAQALVHTSLFIDTPNEAAISGTLARLQVEARFIAPGGFTLSSPTGETRLRWSDSSALRGSGGLAYQATAIARHIAEGLTESPLHPLARSIAVLETIDAARRQVGYVP